The proteins below are encoded in one region of Bacteroidota bacterium:
- a CDS encoding long-chain fatty acid--CoA ligase, which yields MTNKTLQDIFRERSDDRFASCPYILYKVVRDEPYRMLTYGEFTRRSIAFAAALHALGIQRGDRILIASESRPEWMITDFASIILGAISVPVFPTLTSHQTQYIVEHSQAKLAVVSSEYQLRKILAVIDQLPLLESVIVMDDTVQLPTHERVRFEHFSKLETEFAGTTASYADVTPDDVVTIIYTSGTTGVPKGVMLTHRNLVSNVAASRAAIPAVDKDDIFLSFLPLSHGFERVASYLKFSVGLQVAYAESIDSVARNLVEIKPTVMTAVPRFFERVYSRIDATRASLTPTRRYIFDWGMRVGAKYAKPLEGERVGILTRALYPIADTLVLKKVRERTGGKIRFIFSGGAALKPELGRAFAALGITILEGYGLTETSPVVAVNREGSVRWGTVGHPIDGVEVRIADDGEILVRGENVMKGYYRDEHATRQMIDADGWLHTGDIGVCDEQGRIRITDRKKHLIILANGKNIAPAPIESMIESSPLIDQVVVLGELRDFCSALIVPNHEAIADPATARHQIEQELARINRELAGYEKIRRFELLAEPFTLENGMLTPTLKVRRKEVERRYADLIEGMYADRRSHAE from the coding sequence ATGACGAACAAAACACTACAGGACATATTCCGAGAACGAAGTGACGATCGCTTCGCGTCCTGTCCGTACATTCTCTATAAGGTCGTTCGAGACGAACCATACCGCATGCTGACGTATGGTGAATTCACCCGCAGATCGATTGCCTTTGCAGCAGCATTGCACGCGCTCGGCATCCAACGCGGCGACCGGATTCTGATCGCAAGCGAATCGCGACCGGAGTGGATGATTACCGACTTCGCCTCGATCATTCTCGGCGCAATCAGCGTGCCGGTGTTTCCGACGCTTACCTCACACCAGACTCAATATATCGTAGAACATTCGCAGGCGAAGCTCGCCGTTGTTTCTTCCGAGTATCAACTGCGCAAGATACTCGCCGTCATTGATCAACTGCCGTTGTTGGAATCGGTGATCGTGATGGACGATACGGTACAGCTTCCGACACATGAACGCGTACGCTTCGAGCATTTCTCGAAACTCGAAACGGAGTTTGCAGGGACGACTGCATCGTATGCTGACGTTACTCCGGATGATGTCGTTACGATCATTTATACGAGTGGAACGACCGGAGTGCCGAAAGGGGTAATGTTGACACATCGAAATCTGGTCTCGAACGTTGCAGCGTCTCGAGCAGCAATTCCGGCAGTGGACAAAGACGATATATTTCTTTCGTTTTTGCCGCTATCTCATGGGTTCGAGCGCGTTGCGTCCTATCTCAAATTCAGCGTTGGGTTGCAGGTTGCGTACGCCGAGTCGATCGATTCCGTGGCACGCAATCTTGTCGAGATCAAACCGACCGTCATGACCGCCGTGCCTCGCTTCTTTGAGCGAGTGTACTCGCGGATCGACGCCACGCGTGCATCGCTGACGCCGACTCGTCGGTATATTTTCGATTGGGGAATGCGTGTGGGTGCGAAATACGCTAAGCCATTGGAAGGCGAACGAGTCGGAATATTGACGCGAGCGCTCTATCCGATCGCGGACACACTCGTACTGAAGAAAGTCCGGGAGCGGACGGGCGGGAAGATTCGCTTTATCTTCAGCGGTGGCGCCGCGCTCAAACCCGAACTCGGTCGTGCGTTTGCGGCGCTGGGCATTACCATTCTGGAAGGATACGGCTTGACCGAGACGTCGCCGGTTGTCGCCGTCAACCGGGAAGGATCGGTGCGGTGGGGAACAGTCGGACATCCCATCGATGGGGTCGAGGTACGCATTGCCGATGATGGCGAGATCCTCGTGCGAGGGGAAAACGTCATGAAAGGGTATTACCGCGACGAGCACGCAACGAGGCAGATGATCGATGCCGACGGATGGCTGCACACCGGCGATATCGGTGTATGCGACGAGCAGGGACGCATTCGTATCACCGACCGAAAAAAACATCTCATCATCCTCGCCAACGGCAAGAATATCGCACCTGCACCGATCGAATCGATGATCGAATCGTCGCCTCTGATCGATCAAGTCGTCGTGCTTGGCGAACTACGAGATTTTTGTTCGGCGCTCATCGTGCCGAATCATGAAGCGATCGCCGACCCGGCAACCGCTCGACACCAGATCGAACAGGAACTTGCTCGCATCAATCGCGAACTTGCCGGTTACGAAAAGATTCGACGCTTCGAGCTATTGGCCGAGCCGTTCACGCTTGAGAACGGTATGCTCACCCCGACGCTCAAGGTGCGACGAAAGGAAGTGGAGCGCCGTTATGCTGACTTGATCGAAGGGATGTACGCCGATCGCCGGAGTCATGCTGAATGA
- a CDS encoding 2'-5' RNA ligase family protein: MVEDRLRTPLAGWRPSRSLYMFAIVPPQPFYDEVRALQKEIAERYDTHEALRRPVHITLIPPFESEHEEEHQLIKFTTEFAATRSHFTIDIHGFGQFRERVIYVRPIESEPLMHMRDALKDAFRLHFPLLTPRQSHDEFHPHITIGYRDLTHAGFQHAWPEYEKRPFERQFSVESIVLLRHDGRWVEVTSARLASSE, translated from the coding sequence ATGGTAGAGGATCGACTACGAACACCGCTGGCGGGGTGGAGACCCTCGCGCAGCCTCTATATGTTCGCCATCGTTCCTCCGCAACCATTCTACGACGAAGTTCGGGCATTGCAGAAGGAGATCGCCGAACGCTATGACACGCACGAAGCGCTTCGGCGACCGGTTCACATTACGCTGATCCCGCCATTCGAGTCCGAACATGAAGAAGAGCATCAACTCATCAAGTTTACGACAGAATTTGCGGCCACTCGTTCTCATTTTACGATCGACATTCACGGCTTTGGACAATTCCGTGAACGTGTGATCTACGTTCGTCCCATCGAGAGCGAACCGCTGATGCACATGCGTGATGCGCTCAAGGATGCATTTCGATTGCATTTCCCCTTGCTGACGCCCCGACAGTCGCATGACGAATTTCATCCGCATATTACGATCGGCTACCGCGATCTGACCCATGCGGGCTTTCAGCATGCGTGGCCCGAGTACGAAAAGAGGCCGTTCGAGCGGCAATTCTCTGTGGAGTCGATCGTCTTGCTCCGACACGATGGGCGGTGGGTGGAGGTGACGAGCGCCCGGCTTGCATCTTCGGAATAG
- a CDS encoding hemerythrin domain-containing protein, which produces MIRLPDPQQYDDPIRYFRDCHGVVGSVVDRFEKLLASARENGVAKSFASNPSWEELLQFFVHAAPIHERDEERALFPIVLEKVPHLGFQSKGSPSRFIHDEHEAMQQRSKALLSLWKAYLAQKSLTPEDEAKYLETAEELIALYREHIARENTIIYTTANDNLLSPVERIAIMLLVREQHSEKSVMPVLGFLNNPYEEVSETADTEAISEDQLESSIDEEDDGDDGDEEENRMM; this is translated from the coding sequence ATGATCCGCTTACCCGATCCTCAGCAGTACGACGACCCCATTCGATATTTTCGCGATTGTCACGGCGTTGTCGGTTCGGTGGTGGACCGGTTCGAAAAACTTCTGGCCTCTGCCCGAGAAAACGGCGTTGCGAAGTCGTTTGCATCGAATCCGTCGTGGGAAGAATTACTCCAGTTCTTTGTGCACGCTGCGCCCATCCACGAACGTGATGAGGAGCGCGCACTCTTTCCGATCGTCTTAGAGAAGGTGCCGCATCTCGGTTTTCAGTCGAAGGGGTCGCCCAGCCGCTTCATCCACGACGAACACGAAGCGATGCAGCAGCGCTCGAAGGCATTGCTCTCGCTGTGGAAGGCCTACCTCGCGCAGAAGAGTCTTACGCCGGAGGACGAAGCGAAATATCTCGAAACTGCCGAAGAACTGATCGCGCTCTATCGCGAACACATCGCTCGGGAAAACACGATCATCTATACGACGGCGAACGATAATCTGCTGAGTCCGGTCGAGCGCATTGCCATTATGCTCCTGGTTCGCGAACAACACAGCGAGAAGAGTGTGATGCCCGTCCTCGGCTTTCTAAACAATCCGTATGAAGAGGTTTCCGAAACCGCGGATACCGAAGCGATCTCCGAGGATCAACTCGAATCTTCGATCGACGAAGAGGACGATGGTGACGACGGCGACGAAGAAGAAAATCGTATGATGTAA
- a CDS encoding aminotransferase class V-fold PLP-dependent enzyme: MDRRTFLKISAATPAVAAATTPVDLFANELQFIANEDAYWEKIREQFPITKKIIYLNNGTLGPSPLAVTKAVQDRIAYVDSTADYGYDHQALYDAIARVMGADASDIALTHNVTEGISIVASGVRLQPGDEVLLTNQEHGGGAVPWLARAKRHGIVVKFVELHPDDRVILERFEAAMTPRTRVIAVPHITCTTGHVLPVKQLSELAHSKGAWMFVDGAHAPGMLRVDVKDIGCDAYASCGHKWILGPKGTGFLYITKAFRDYVMPSWCGAESDKHWDYQGNLEFADEAGRYDFATQSSSLYYGLTEAIKWQEAIGYARIEARVLELTKYLRDGLHSLGGSKFTLLTPPTSMCGVTTIKLANSKRYTDLAHLMEESHKIRTRIVPEGGLEANRFSTHIYNSKKDIDTFMVALVKALQSV, translated from the coding sequence ATGGATCGTAGAACATTCCTAAAAATCTCTGCCGCAACGCCGGCCGTTGCCGCTGCTACGACGCCCGTCGATCTCTTCGCGAACGAGTTGCAGTTCATTGCGAATGAAGATGCCTATTGGGAGAAGATTCGCGAGCAGTTCCCGATCACGAAGAAGATCATCTATCTCAACAACGGGACGTTAGGCCCGAGTCCGCTGGCGGTTACCAAAGCCGTGCAGGACCGTATCGCCTATGTCGATTCTACGGCCGACTATGGCTATGACCATCAGGCTCTCTACGATGCGATCGCTCGCGTCATGGGCGCGGATGCATCGGATATTGCGCTGACACACAATGTCACCGAAGGCATCTCGATCGTCGCATCGGGCGTTCGCTTGCAGCCGGGTGACGAAGTATTGCTCACCAATCAGGAGCATGGCGGCGGTGCGGTGCCGTGGCTTGCGCGTGCCAAGCGGCATGGTATTGTCGTGAAATTCGTCGAATTGCACCCGGATGATCGTGTAATTCTCGAACGCTTCGAGGCTGCGATGACACCGCGTACCCGAGTGATCGCCGTGCCGCATATTACGTGTACGACCGGCCACGTTCTGCCCGTGAAACAATTATCCGAGCTGGCGCACAGCAAAGGCGCTTGGATGTTCGTTGACGGTGCACATGCGCCCGGTATGCTGCGTGTCGATGTCAAGGATATCGGTTGCGATGCATACGCGAGCTGCGGACATAAGTGGATTCTCGGCCCGAAAGGTACAGGCTTTCTCTATATTACGAAGGCATTCCGCGATTATGTGATGCCGAGTTGGTGCGGCGCCGAGTCCGATAAACATTGGGACTACCAGGGCAATCTGGAATTTGCGGACGAAGCAGGCCGCTACGATTTTGCGACACAAAGCTCTTCGCTGTATTACGGACTCACCGAGGCTATCAAGTGGCAGGAAGCGATCGGCTACGCTCGCATCGAGGCACGCGTTCTCGAATTGACGAAGTATTTGCGTGACGGCTTGCATTCGCTCGGCGGATCGAAGTTTACGTTGCTCACACCACCCACTTCGATGTGTGGGGTGACGACGATCAAGCTTGCCAACAGCAAGCGGTATACCGATCTTGCACACTTGATGGAAGAGAGCCATAAGATCCGTACCCGTATCGTCCCCGAAGGCGGACTGGAAGCGAACCGTTTCAGCACGCACATCTATAATTCGAAGAAGGACATCGATACATTCATGGTCGCGCTTGTAAAGGCGTTGCAATCTGTCTGA